The genomic region GCTATTGCTGGAACAATTCTCCGGCGCGGCGACCGATTGGCACGACGGCTGGCCGCACGTCGCAAAGCAATCTGCCCAGGCGCTTGAAACGGCGCTTGTCTGGCAGGCTTTGCCGCTCGGCACGCTCTCGCAGCGCTGGGCGCTCGCGCGGCGGCGCAGCACAACTGGCAAGCTGGCAAAAATCGTCGCTAGCGTATTGCTTGGCGCCGGATTGCTCGGCGCGGCGGCGTTGATTCCGGCCGACTTTCAGGTGGCCGCTCAAGGCGAGTTGCAGCCGGTCGGCATGCGTCACGTGTTCAGCGGCGTCGATGGAGAAATCGTCGAAGTGCTCGCCCGCTCCGGCGAACAAGTGCAGCCTGGGCAGGTGCTGGCGCGGCTGCGCAGTCCGAAACTGGAACTGGAATCGACCCGGGTCCTCGGGGAATTGCAGACGGCGCAAGCGCGTTTGGCCACGCTCGAATCAGCGCGCTTGGAGAGCCGCTTCTCGAACGCCGAGGATGCGGCGAAGGCGCAAGAGATGACGGCCGAAGACGCGGAGCTGCGCGAAACCGTGAATAGCCTTGCAGCGCAACAAGCGGTGTTGATCGAGGAGCGGAAACTACTCGACGTGCGCAGCCCGATTGCCGGGCGCATCGTCACTCCCTGGGACGAGCTCGACGCCTTGCCGGCGCGGCCGGTCCGGACGGGGCAACAACTCTTTACGGTCGTCGACGCCACAGGCGCCTGGCGGCTCGAGCTGCGCGTGCCCGATCGTTGGATCGGCCATGTGCTTGCCGAGCGAAAAGAAGGCGTACCGCAGCAAGTGGGTTTCGTCGTCGCCACCGATCTCAACACGCGCTGTGTGGGAACCGTGGAGAAGGTTGCCCTGCGGGCCCACATTGGCGACGATGGCGAGGCCACGGTGCTCGCCGAGGCCAGCATCGACTCCAGTCAACTCAAGAATCCGCGACCCGGCGCGACGGTGCAAGCACAGATCGCCTGTGGCCAGCGGGCATTGGGCTATGTCTGGTTCCATGAAATCTGCGATCGTGTTTCCGCGTGGTGGGCGTTGCATACCTGATCGAACGGCGGTGTCGCATGAATACGTTGATGGCCATTCCCCTCGTTTGCTTGGCGAGCATCGTCGGGCAACAGTCGTCGCCGGCAGGCAATCCGCTGGCGGTCGATTCCGTGCTCGTCACGCTGATCGACGAAGTCGAAGTGCCCGCGCAGGCGGAAGGCGCGCTGATCTCACTTACGGTGCGCGAAGGGGACTCCGTCGCCGCCGGTGAAGAGTTAGGCCGCGTCGATGATCTCGACGCGCGTTCGGCCGCGCGACAGTTGGAGTTGGAAGCCGACGTCGCGCGCCGCGAGGCCGAGAACGATCTCAAGGTCCGCTTCGCGCACAAGAACGCGGAGGTCGCCAAGGCCGAGTTGCGCCGCGCCGAGGAAAGCGTGAAGCAATTCAGCCGAGCGGTCTCCGGTTCCGAGATCGATCGCCTGCGATTGACCGCCGAGCGCACCGAGTTGGAAATTCTCCAGGCCGATCACGAATTCGCCGTCGCCAAGCTCAACCTGGGCGTGAAAGAGAACGCCCATGCGTTTGCCTTGGAAACGCTCTCGCGCCGCGCAATCGCCGCGCCGATCGATGGCGTCGTCGTGCAGGTGAATCGCCAGCAAGGGGAATGGGTCAAGCCGGGCGACTCCGTGCTTCGCGTGGTTCGCATCGATCGTCTCCGCACGGAAGGTTTTCTATTGCACAACGATTTTCCCGAAGATCCCACGGGACGCCGCGTTATGCTCACAGTCGATCTGCCTGGACGGAAGCAGGCGAAGTACCCAGGAAAGGTGACTTTCGTCAGTCCGGAAGTGAACCCTGTCAGCGGCCAGGTCCGGTTTTGGGCGGAGATCGAAAACCAGGACGGCAAGTTGCGCCCCGGCATCAAGGGCCGCCTGGCAATCGAGTAACCGGCGAGCCGGTCTCGTTGTGCCCACGCAATTCTGTAGCGATAATACCCGTAGTTTGCTTTCGCTCCGCGAAAGGGCTGACCTTTCGCGGAGCGAAAGCAGACTATGAGGACGTTTGAGTTCACCGACTGACGATGTGCATGAGACGATTCGCGCTAGCACTACCTCTATTGTCACTGACATGCCTGGCCGCACTCGCGCAGAGTGGCGGCGCGCGGCCGAAGCGGTTGGTGTCCAGTAAGGCGGCGCCGCCCAAGTGGACGGCGGCGGAGCGCGGAGCCTTTTTCGAGAATGCCGCGGAGCAGTTGGGGCCGGAACCCGTGGCAAGCATGACGTCCCCGTCGAGCAGCGGCACCTCCGATTCGACGAGTGAAACTCCGTCCGCGGGCGGCTTCGCCTGGTCGAAATTGATCGCCGCCGATAACGTGGAAAGCGAAGTCAAATCGCTGGCCAAGCTGCTGGACGCAGCCGTCAAGTCTCCGAACGAATTCAAAGGGGGCGGCTTCAAAACATCGCGACGCGAGTTCACCAGCCTGGCCGCCATGTTCGGCATCATCGCCGAGTACGACGGCGACGTGCGCTGGCAGAAACAAGGTGCCGCGCTCCGCGACGCGTTTGGCCGCGCCGGCAAGAACAGTAAAGTCGGCACCGACGCCACGTACGCCGAAGCCAAACGCCGCGCCGAGGAGCTCGCGGAGTTGATCCGCGGAACCAACGCGCCCGTGGAAGCCGGCACGGCGGAAAACAATTGGAGCGAAACCGCCGATCGCGCGCCGCTGATGGAGCGACTCGAAATCGCCCGCGCGGAGCGGCTCAAACCGTGGACCGGCGCCAAGAACGATTTCACGGCCCACCGGGAGGAGATCATCCACGAGGCTTCGCTGGTGGCGGCGCTGGCGGAAGTCATCAAGCACCCCGGCTACGATTTCGCCGAGGACGAAAGTTATCTTCAGTACGTCACGAACCTCCAAACAGCCGCCATCGAAGCCACGGCAGCCGCGCAGCAGAACGATTTCCCAGCAGCGCAAGCGGCCATCAGCGCGCTCGGGCAAAGTTGCGATCAATGTCATGGCGATTATCGGTGAGGAGTTAGTAGGTGAAGTAGTAAGTAGGCGGAGTAGGTGAAGTAGCACCTACGCGACCATATTCCTATTCACCTACTCCACCTACTTACTACTCCACCTACTTACTACTTCACCTACTTACTACTCCACCTACTTACTCCACCTACTTCCCTCCTCCCCCATGCGACCCAATCACGGCGGCGGCTGGCAGGCTGTCTTCTATACCTGGCGTAAGGCCCGCGAAGTCGGCGGGATTCGCCGGCTTTGGAAGGCGATGCGCAGTAAGAACGCCTGCAAGACTTGCGCGCTCGGCATGGGCGGGCAGGCTGGCGGGATGGTTAACGAGGCGGGGCATTTTCCCGAGGTTTGCAAGAAGTCGCTGCAAGCGATGGCCGCCGACATGCAAGGCGCCATTCGCACAGGCTTCTTCGCGACCTATTCCGTCGCGCAACTGCAGGCCTTCTCGCCGCGCGAGTTGGAATCATGCGGGCGCTTGACGGAGCCGCTGTTGTACGAGCGCGGCACGCAACACTATCGCCCAATCACCTGGGACGAGGCGTTCGATCGCCTGGTCGCGCGGCTCAAGTCGCTGCCGGCCGACGAGACGTTCTGGTACTTCAGCGGCCGCAGCTCGAACGAAGCGGCATTCTTGCTGCAAATGTTCGCGCGGCTTTATGGCACGAACAACGTCAACAACTGCAGCTACTACTGCCACCAGGCCAGCGGCGTGGGGTTGACGAGCGTCACCGGCTCCGGCACCGCCACGGTCAAGCTGGAAGACCTCGAACACGCCGACCTGGTGTTCGTCATCGGCGGCAATCCGGCCAGCAACCATCCGCGGATGATGCGTTCACTGATGCAGGTCCGGCGCAACGGCGGCCACGTCGTGGTGATCAACCCGGCGATCGAAGTCGGGCTCGTGAATTTTGCCGTGCCGAGCGATGTCCGCAGCATGTTATTCGGCTCGCCGATTTCCAGCGTGTATTTGCAGCCGCACATCGGCGGCGACTTGGCGCTCCTCACGGGATTGGCCAAACGGATCGTCGAACTGGGCGCGGCGGACCAGCAATTCCTGAACGAGTTTTGCGAAGGCGCCTCGCAGTTTCTACAGTTGCTCGATGAGACCCCGTGGCGAGAGATCGAACTCAAGTCCGGCGTCGCACGGGACGAAATCTTTCGCGCCGCCGACCTGTATGCGCGCGGCAAGCGCGTCATCTTCGCCTGGACGATGGGCATCACACATCACGCCAGCGGCGTGCAGAACGTGCAGGCCATCGGCAATCTGGCCCTGCTGCGCGGCATGGTCGGCCGGCCCGGCGCCGGCTTGCTGCCAATTCGCGGACACTCGAACGTCCAAGGGATCGGCTCGATGGGCGTCACGCCAAAATTGCGCGACGCCGTGTTCGAGCGTTTGCAGCAACATTTTCAAGTGCAGTTGCCCACGACGCCGGGACTCGACACGCTCGGCTGCATGGAACAGGCCGCGACGGGCGCATTGAAACTCGGCGTTTGTTTGGGCGGCAATCTCTACGGCTCGAATCCGGACGCCCGCTTCGCGCGGCAATCGCTCGGAGCGCTCGAGACGCTTGTCTATCTGAGCACCACGCTCAACACTGGCCACGCACATGGACTCGCCAATGAGACGCTGATTCTGCCTGTGTTGGCGCGCGACGAAGAGCCGCAACCGACGACGCAGGAATCGATGTTCAATTACGTCCGCTACAGCGACGGCGGCCCGCAACGGCACGACGGACCGCGCAGCGAAGTGGAGATCGTTGCCGATCTCGCAGATCGCGTGCTGGCTGGAAACACGCCCATCGATTGGCGAACTCTGCGCGAAGCCCGGAACATTCGACAGGCGATCGCCAAGATCGTGCCGGGCTTCGAGGAATTGGCGGAGATCGATCGCACGCGCCAGGAGTTCCAAATTCCCGGCCGCACCTTTCACGAACCGATCTTTGCCACACCCAGCCGTCGCGCCCGGCTGCATACGTTTACGATTCCGGAGTTGCAAACCAACGGCGACCAGTTGCGATTGATGACCGTGCGCAGCGAGGGTCAGTTCAACACGGTCGTGTATGAGGACTACGACGTCTACCGCGGTCAGGATCGCCGCGATGTGATCTTGATCCATCCGGACGACTTGCGCCGCCTCGGCATCGCGCCGAATCAACGCGTGATCGTCCGCAGCAGCGCCGGCGAGTTGCAAAACGTCATCGCCAAAAGCTACGACGCCATCCGCTCCGGCAACGCACTCATGTATTATCCGGAGGCCAACGAACTGGTGCCGCGCTCGGTCGATCCGGCCAGCCGCACGCCGGCCTTCAAGAACGTGCTCGTCGACGTGCTGCCGATGGTCGTCACGTTGCCGGCTCCAGCGACGGAAAACGGCGCCGCACTCCATGCCGAAGACGCCGTCGGCAGCCCCTCGCGCGGCAAGCTGAAGGCCTGCTAATGTTTCCGCGCGGTCTACATTAAGCCCAGGGATGGCCGCAACCAGCGTTGGCGAAAAAAGTTGCGCAGTCGGCCTTCCCTGGGGGCACAGGCCTTCACCGTCGCCCCCAGGGATGGCCGACTGTGATTTGCGCGCTATCATCGCTTAAGAGAGGCCATCCCTGGGCTTATGGGCCGTCTAATGCGATTCCGCGAAATCACGATTGTTCAGGGCCGTCGCTAAAGCTCCGCCCCTTTTTGGCGAATACCACGTTAGTTGGACGCCTTCCAGGTTGTTCGTCGTGGAGGCGCGATGGTAAGATCGGTAAGTATGACTCCCCTCAATTCTCCGGCAGCTTCTCCTCCCGCCGGCACGAAGTCGTCCTCGTTACACGGGGAGTTGACCGCGCTGCGCATCGACCGTTCGGCACCGCGCCCGCGATCGGCCGCTGCTACGCTTGGCTGGTTTCTGTTGATTGTTGGGCTACTCGCCGGCACTGGCGGTGGCGCTTATCTAGCGCTCAAGGATCGCCTGTTCCCCGCGCCGTTGGTCAAAACCGACTCCGTGCGGATTATGACACTCGGCCAGGTCTCGACGCAGCTGACGGCGACCGGCTATCTGGAATCCCGGTTGCAGGCCGCCGTCGGCGCCAAGGTGCCGGGGCGCATTGCACGACTGCCCGTCGTCGAAGGGACCAAGGTAAAAACGGGCGACATCCTCGCGGAATTGGAACACGCCGACATGGACGCCGCGCTCGCTTCGCGCAAGGTGGCGGTGACGCTGGCCGAGGCGCAAATCGCCGAGGCGCAGTTCAACCTCACGCAGGCGGAACGTGACCTGGCGCGCGAGCGTAATGTTTTTGCGCGCAGGGCGGGCACCGACGCCGGTCTGGAACGCGCCGAAACGACCTTCAACGCGGCTCAGGCCGTCTTGCATGCCCGACAAGCCGGCCTGGAGGCCACCAAGAGCGCGGTCGTTGAAGGAGAAGAGGCGATCAAAAACATGTTTATCTTCGCACCCTTCGACGGCACGGTGATCACCAAAGACGCCGAGCAAGGCGAATCGATCATGCCCGGCGGGATGGGCGTCGGCTCCGGGCGCGGTTCCGTGATCACGCTCGCCAACTTAAGCGAGTTGGAAGTCGATACGGACGTGAAGGAGGACTACCTCAGCCAGCTGCGCAAAGGGCAGCCGGCCCAGGTCGTCGTCGACGCGGTGCCAGATCGGCGCTATAAAGGCCGGTTGCGGGAAATCATCCCCATGGGGGACCGGACCCGCGGAATTGTAAAAGTGAAGGTGTCGATTCTCGATCCCGACGAACGACTATTCCCTGAACTGAGTGCCACAGTGAACTTCCTGCCGGACTCCGCCGGCACCGAGGAAGGCGCGAACCAGGCGCTCAAGAAGGGTGTCTTCGCGCCCGTGGCCGCGGTCCAGGAACAGGGGGACGAAAAATTCGTCTGGGTGCTGGAACAAGAAGTTGTGCGGCGAACGACGATTCAAACGGACGGCGACGCGCACGACGGTCTGGTGGCGGTGAAAAACGGACTGATCGGCGGCGAACGTGTGGTGACCGGACCGCCGGCTGGATTGAAAGACGGCGATCGTGTGACGACGGAGGAGTAGGGAAGAAGAGGAAGTAGTTGGAGTAATTAGTAGGTGAAGTAGTCAGTAGGGAGTTTGCCGGGGGTGAAGTGGATTTTTGAGCTACTTCGCCTACTCCACCTACTTACTACTTCACCTACTCCCCAAGGAGTTCTCATGCCCCAAGATGCTTCTGAATCGGTCGTGCAACTCCTGGACGTCAGCAAGGAGTTCATGCGCGATAAGAATCGCATTCCGGTACTGACCAATACGACGTTGCATATTCCCAAAGGGGATTTCGCCGCCATCATGGGGCCGTCCGGCTCCGGGAAGTCAACGTTGCTCAATCTCGCCGCGGGGCTCGATAGGCCCACTACCGGCAAAGTTATCGTCAACGGCCAGGACTTGGGCGTGCTGTCGGAGGCCGGGCTGTCGCGCTTTCGCAGCGAGAACCTGGGCTTCATCTTTCAGATGTATAACCTGATGCCGGTGCTGACGGCGTTCGAGAACGTCGAACTGCCGCTGCTCCTCGCGCCGCTGAACCGGGCGCAGCGCCGGCAACATGTCGAGGCGGCGCTCCGCATCGTGAGTCTCGCGGACCGGCAAGATCACTACCCCAGACAGTTATCCGGCGGTCAAGAACAGCGCGTGGCGATCGCCCGGGCGATTGCCAACGACCCGGTGTTGCTGCTGGCGGACGAGCCGACCGGCAACCTGGACGCCACGAGCGCGCAAGAAGTTCTCGACCTGCTGGAACTGCTCAACACGCAATTCGGCACGACGATCATCATGGTCACGCACGACCCGAAGGCCGCCCGTCGGGCGAAGCGGCTACTGCACTTGGAGAAGGGCACGTTCGTGCAAGCGGACATCGAAGCCCTGGAGACCTCGCGATGAAGTTTATCCCCCTGATCATCCGCAACGTCCTCCGCAACAAAATCCGCACGCTCTTCACCGGCTCATCGATCGCGATGAGCTTGTTCCTGGTGGTGCTGCTGTATTCGTTTTTGATGATTCAGGACGAGATCACGGAAGCGACGAAACCGTACAACCGCATCATGGTAACGAACGTGCAAGGCCTGACGGGCAATTTGCCAATCGCCTACCTGGATCGCATCCGCAAGATGGAAGACGTGCGCAGCGCCATCCCGTTTTCCTGGTTCGGCGGGAGGTACCGTGAAGAGACGATTCCATTTGCTCAATTCGGCACCGATTCAAAATTCGTCACCGATGTGCTGCAAGAGTACAAGGTGCCGGACGACCAACTCGACGCCTGGCAAGCGGACAAGACCGGCTGCGTCGTCGGAGCGCTGATCGCCAAAAACAAAGGGTGGAAGATCGGCGATAAGATCCCGCTTAAGGGGGACATCTACCCGGTCGATCTGGAACTGACCGTGCGCGGCATCTACGACGGCAATTCGACCGTGGACCGAGAACAACTCTGGTTCCATTTCGAGTATATGGACGAAGCGCTCAAGGCCAAGCAACAACCTATGGCTGGCAACGCCGGAATTGTCATGCTGCGCGCCAAGTCCGGCCCAATCATGCCGGAATTGATGGAGAAAATCGACAAGCAATTCGCCAGTTCCGATGCGCCGGTACGTGCCATGACTGAGAAGGAATTTCAGCAGTCGTTCATGGAGATGATGGGAAGCGTCAAGTTCTTTATCAACGTCATTTCCGGCATTGTCGTGTTTTCGCTCTTGATCGTGGCCGGCAACACGATGGCAATGGCGCTGCGCGAGCGAACGCGCGAAGTCGCCGTGCTGAAAGCCATCGGGTTTGGTCGCGGCACAATTCTCGGGATGGTCCTCTGCGAAGCGGTCATCATCGGCTTGCTGGGAGGCGTCGCCGGCGCGCTGGGGGCCAAACTGCTGTTCGCCACAGTTGATTTTAGTCGCTGGCTGACGGGCTTTGGCTTCCTATACGTGCCCTGGCGCACTGCGCTGTTGGGCCTGTTGCTAGCAGGGTTCATCGGACTGGCAAGCGGCATTATTCCCGCCTGGCGCGCTGCGACGCTTTCGGTGGTCGACGGCCTCAGAAAGATTGTCTGACGCAATTGCTTCTCGTTTCCGGAAAGTTGCCGTGATTCCGATCAAGTACAATCTCCGCAGCATCTGGGCGCGCAAAGTCGGCTCACTGATGACGATCGTCAGCACCGGCATCGCCGTCGGCGCCAGTGTGTTCGCGCTGGGACTTTCCGCGGGCTTGGACCAAACGCTTGAGGTGTCCGCCGGACCGCTCGATATCATTGTGCTGCGTCAAGGCTCTTCGTCCGAAACCGCGAGCGGCGTTTCAGAGGCCGTGGCGCGCGAAATCCTGGCGCTACCGGGCATCGCCACCGATCAACAAGGTCGGCCGTTGGCCGCGCCTGAATTGGTGGTCGTGACCTACCTGCCGCGCCGGGGCAACGCAGGGAGCGCGAACGTCACGATTCGCGGTGCGCTGCCGGTTTCGCGCGACTTGCGCGAAGGAATGAAGGTCGTCGAGGGACGCGATTTCCATCCCGGCCTGCGCGAGGCCATCGTCAGTCGCAAACTGGCCGGTCGTTTCGAAGGACTGGGGATGAATGAGGAGTTTGTCGTCCAAGATAAATCCTTCAAGGTCGTCGGACTCTTCGAAGCCGGGGGAGGCGCCACCGAGTCGGAAATTTGGACGGATCAGAAGGTGCTCGCCCAGGTCGCCAACCGGACCGGCGGCACGTCTAGCGTGCAGATTCGTGCCGCGAGCAAAGCGGATCAGGAAACGCTCCTCAACCACATCAAGGCCGACGAGCAAATCGCCCTCAAGGCAATCACCGAAGTGCAGTATTTCGCCGACCAGGCCCAAGCAGGACTAGTACTGCGCTTGCTGGGACAGATTATTGCCTTCTTTCTCACAATCGGAGCGATGTTCGCCGTGGCCAACACCATGTACGGCGCGATTGCCACGCGGGCCAGAGAGATCGGCACGCTTCGCTCGTTGGGCTTCGGGCGAGGAAGCATCCTCACGGCATTCCTACTGGAGTCGTTGGTGTTGTGCCTGGTGGGAGCCATCGTGGGTTGCCTGGCTTCAATTGCGCTGACGAAGCTGTTTGGCGGCCAAAGCGCCGGCACCATGAATGGCGTCACATTTACCGAGATCGTCTTTGCGTTCAGCTTCGGACCCAACGTGCTTATTAAGGGCGCGCTCTTGGCAGTATTTCTGGGAGTCGTCGGCGGTTTTCTCCCGGCGCTTCGCGCCGTGCGGATGAAGGTCGTGGATGCACTCAGAGAAGTTTGAGGCGAGTTTGGAGTTTTCAGTATTCAGTTGTTCGGACGCGCCATTGAATCGTAGGGCGGGCCGCGCGAGGCGACCGACGCTTTGTTCTGTTTAACCTTCGCAGCGCTGTCGACTTCTTTGTTCTCAAACACGTAAGGCCCGCCGGGATCGATCCCGGCGGGCCTTACATTGCGCATTCAACCGTGCTTTGCATCGATGGGCGATCTTCAACCTCGCAGCCTCCAACGCGCGCACGGCCCGCCCTACCGATGGATCGCGCGCCCTCACTGAAAACTGAACACTGAAAACTTCAAACTATTCACTCCTCTTCCTCATCCTCCACACCCGCATACTGCCGGCCCGGCGTCGGAATCTTCGGCCGGTGCGGGCCGGTGACGGTGCTGCCGAGGTCCATGTTTTCGCCGAAGTAGTATTTCCGCGCGGCGGGATGTCGGGTGACTTCCGACGGGCGGCCGTGGCAGAGGACCTGGCCTTTGCGGATCACGTAGCTGCGATCGGTGATCTGCAGCGTCTCGCGGACCTGGTGATCGGTGATCAGGATCGAGATACCATCGGCGCGCAGCTCGCGGACGATCTCTTGAATGCTGGCGATCGTCACCGGATCGATGCCGGTGAACGGTTCGTCCAGCAGGATCAACTTCGGATTCGAGACCAGGCAACGCGCGATTTCCAGTCGTCGCATTTCGCCGCCAGAGAGTTTCATCGCGGTCCGCTTGCGCAGTTCGCTGATACCGAACTGTTCGAGTAGTTCATCGCAGCGCCGGCGACGACGCTTGCGATCGAAGCCGAGTAACTCCATCACGGCGAGCAGGTTTTGCTCGACGGTGAGCTTGCGGAACACGCTCGATTTCTGCGCCAGGTAGCCCATGCCGCCGTCGCGGGCGCGGCGATACATCGGCCAG from Planctomycetia bacterium harbors:
- the lptB gene encoding LPS export ABC transporter ATP-binding protein — protein: MPMLEVSGLVKIYGGKRVVDGVDFEVEEGEIVGLLGPNGAGKTTSFLMTCGIIEPDAGTVILNGDDVTRWPMYRRARDGGMGYLAQKSSVFRKLTVEQNLLAVMELLGFDRKRRRRRCDELLEQFGISELRKRTAMKLSGGEMRRLEIARCLVSNPKLILLDEPFTGIDPVTIASIQEIVRELRADGISILITDHQVRETLQITDRSYVIRKGQVLCHGRPSEVTRHPAARKYYFGENMDLGSTVTGPHRPKIPTPGRQYAGVEDEEEE
- a CDS encoding FdhF/YdeP family oxidoreductase, giving the protein MRPNHGGGWQAVFYTWRKAREVGGIRRLWKAMRSKNACKTCALGMGGQAGGMVNEAGHFPEVCKKSLQAMAADMQGAIRTGFFATYSVAQLQAFSPRELESCGRLTEPLLYERGTQHYRPITWDEAFDRLVARLKSLPADETFWYFSGRSSNEAAFLLQMFARLYGTNNVNNCSYYCHQASGVGLTSVTGSGTATVKLEDLEHADLVFVIGGNPASNHPRMMRSLMQVRRNGGHVVVINPAIEVGLVNFAVPSDVRSMLFGSPISSVYLQPHIGGDLALLTGLAKRIVELGAADQQFLNEFCEGASQFLQLLDETPWREIELKSGVARDEIFRAADLYARGKRVIFAWTMGITHHASGVQNVQAIGNLALLRGMVGRPGAGLLPIRGHSNVQGIGSMGVTPKLRDAVFERLQQHFQVQLPTTPGLDTLGCMEQAATGALKLGVCLGGNLYGSNPDARFARQSLGALETLVYLSTTLNTGHAHGLANETLILPVLARDEEPQPTTQESMFNYVRYSDGGPQRHDGPRSEVEIVADLADRVLAGNTPIDWRTLREARNIRQAIAKIVPGFEELAEIDRTRQEFQIPGRTFHEPIFATPSRRARLHTFTIPELQTNGDQLRLMTVRSEGQFNTVVYEDYDVYRGQDRRDVILIHPDDLRRLGIAPNQRVIVRSSAGELQNVIAKSYDAIRSGNALMYYPEANELVPRSVDPASRTPAFKNVLVDVLPMVVTLPAPATENGAALHAEDAVGSPSRGKLKAC
- a CDS encoding HlyD family efflux transporter periplasmic adaptor subunit; amino-acid sequence: MNTLMAIPLVCLASIVGQQSSPAGNPLAVDSVLVTLIDEVEVPAQAEGALISLTVREGDSVAAGEELGRVDDLDARSAARQLELEADVARREAENDLKVRFAHKNAEVAKAELRRAEESVKQFSRAVSGSEIDRLRLTAERTELEILQADHEFAVAKLNLGVKENAHAFALETLSRRAIAAPIDGVVVQVNRQQGEWVKPGDSVLRVVRIDRLRTEGFLLHNDFPEDPTGRRVMLTVDLPGRKQAKYPGKVTFVSPEVNPVSGQVRFWAEIENQDGKLRPGIKGRLAIE
- a CDS encoding cytochrome c is translated as MSLTCLAALAQSGGARPKRLVSSKAAPPKWTAAERGAFFENAAEQLGPEPVASMTSPSSSGTSDSTSETPSAGGFAWSKLIAADNVESEVKSLAKLLDAAVKSPNEFKGGGFKTSRREFTSLAAMFGIIAEYDGDVRWQKQGAALRDAFGRAGKNSKVGTDATYAEAKRRAEELAELIRGTNAPVEAGTAENNWSETADRAPLMERLEIARAERLKPWTGAKNDFTAHREEIIHEASLVAALAEVIKHPGYDFAEDESYLQYVTNLQTAAIEATAAAQQNDFPAAQAAISALGQSCDQCHGDYR
- a CDS encoding HlyD family efflux transporter periplasmic adaptor subunit encodes the protein MAVELSDAEDRQSDDAWREIDQLLADVAALASTAVEERAFYARALEQTRIATQALGARAWIRDQSGNWTSLVDAGDALTHGADDGKRVGQALSRREARVVRLSTRGAPRDDDAMLAPVVVDGCLLTAIEVQPREEVSDSMRVGQERFLAAVADCAAEFHRNALLRQLRGREAWWRSFADFSARIAEPTSLARVAAEIANGSRTLLEVDRAAVVSWSGGRATMQAVSGVDAFDPRAAAVQSAEALTQAVLQIQEPLWYPTDGAILAPQVEASLARHLDTSPAKKLAVLPLATGDGIPPAGALLLEQFSGAATDWHDGWPHVAKQSAQALETALVWQALPLGTLSQRWALARRRSTTGKLAKIVASVLLGAGLLGAAALIPADFQVAAQGELQPVGMRHVFSGVDGEIVEVLARSGEQVQPGQVLARLRSPKLELESTRVLGELQTAQARLATLESARLESRFSNAEDAAKAQEMTAEDAELRETVNSLAAQQAVLIEERKLLDVRSPIAGRIVTPWDELDALPARPVRTGQQLFTVVDATGAWRLELRVPDRWIGHVLAERKEGVPQQVGFVVATDLNTRCVGTVEKVALRAHIGDDGEATVLAEASIDSSQLKNPRPGATVQAQIACGQRALGYVWFHEICDRVSAWWALHT
- a CDS encoding efflux RND transporter periplasmic adaptor subunit, with the translated sequence MTPLNSPAASPPAGTKSSSLHGELTALRIDRSAPRPRSAAATLGWFLLIVGLLAGTGGGAYLALKDRLFPAPLVKTDSVRIMTLGQVSTQLTATGYLESRLQAAVGAKVPGRIARLPVVEGTKVKTGDILAELEHADMDAALASRKVAVTLAEAQIAEAQFNLTQAERDLARERNVFARRAGTDAGLERAETTFNAAQAVLHARQAGLEATKSAVVEGEEAIKNMFIFAPFDGTVITKDAEQGESIMPGGMGVGSGRGSVITLANLSELEVDTDVKEDYLSQLRKGQPAQVVVDAVPDRRYKGRLREIIPMGDRTRGIVKVKVSILDPDERLFPELSATVNFLPDSAGTEEGANQALKKGVFAPVAAVQEQGDEKFVWVLEQEVVRRTTIQTDGDAHDGLVAVKNGLIGGERVVTGPPAGLKDGDRVTTEE
- a CDS encoding ABC transporter permease, whose product is MIPIKYNLRSIWARKVGSLMTIVSTGIAVGASVFALGLSAGLDQTLEVSAGPLDIIVLRQGSSSETASGVSEAVAREILALPGIATDQQGRPLAAPELVVVTYLPRRGNAGSANVTIRGALPVSRDLREGMKVVEGRDFHPGLREAIVSRKLAGRFEGLGMNEEFVVQDKSFKVVGLFEAGGGATESEIWTDQKVLAQVANRTGGTSSVQIRAASKADQETLLNHIKADEQIALKAITEVQYFADQAQAGLVLRLLGQIIAFFLTIGAMFAVANTMYGAIATRAREIGTLRSLGFGRGSILTAFLLESLVLCLVGAIVGCLASIALTKLFGGQSAGTMNGVTFTEIVFAFSFGPNVLIKGALLAVFLGVVGGFLPALRAVRMKVVDALREV
- a CDS encoding ABC transporter permease, giving the protein MKFIPLIIRNVLRNKIRTLFTGSSIAMSLFLVVLLYSFLMIQDEITEATKPYNRIMVTNVQGLTGNLPIAYLDRIRKMEDVRSAIPFSWFGGRYREETIPFAQFGTDSKFVTDVLQEYKVPDDQLDAWQADKTGCVVGALIAKNKGWKIGDKIPLKGDIYPVDLELTVRGIYDGNSTVDREQLWFHFEYMDEALKAKQQPMAGNAGIVMLRAKSGPIMPELMEKIDKQFASSDAPVRAMTEKEFQQSFMEMMGSVKFFINVISGIVVFSLLIVAGNTMAMALRERTREVAVLKAIGFGRGTILGMVLCEAVIIGLLGGVAGALGAKLLFATVDFSRWLTGFGFLYVPWRTALLGLLLAGFIGLASGIIPAWRAATLSVVDGLRKIV
- a CDS encoding ABC transporter ATP-binding protein translates to MPQDASESVVQLLDVSKEFMRDKNRIPVLTNTTLHIPKGDFAAIMGPSGSGKSTLLNLAAGLDRPTTGKVIVNGQDLGVLSEAGLSRFRSENLGFIFQMYNLMPVLTAFENVELPLLLAPLNRAQRRQHVEAALRIVSLADRQDHYPRQLSGGQEQRVAIARAIANDPVLLLADEPTGNLDATSAQEVLDLLELLNTQFGTTIIMVTHDPKAARRAKRLLHLEKGTFVQADIEALETSR